From Leishmania mexicana MHOM/GT/2001/U1103 complete genome, chromosome 21, a single genomic window includes:
- a CDS encoding serine/threonine-protein kinase-like protein, whose translation MTASLSSSPVRHPSASNAAIPAASHHIPPPLNGYAFLEHRRSALSHDTFIARDVRQQQQHPEQQDNDQAKVIIRVYALEYLRRDEECRFALERECLTARLVVHPHLLPLGTPFTSKTDLFVVEKYCAGGDLYELMASLAKEDPITSETGAAKGGAPPRSSTGLPTNTVKRFMRELLSAVQYLHRTCGLVHRNIKLETLFIDEEQHLRLGSFGLCAVLPPPSVETGDREGALDALEDTASSSHAPLRLCCGSKHYAAPELVQGHPYQGEGVDAWACGIVLFALLTGCFPFDSNDGDEALFRLLCGDVEAHLAQHPAMAAIDDPQACDLVRNLLRPNPDARYTVSEALEHPYLWEA comes from the coding sequence ATGACCGcctcgttgtcgtcgtcccCGGTGCGGCACCCAAGCGCCAGCAACGCCGCCATTCCAGCGGCGAGCCACCACATCCCCCCGCCTCTCAACGGGTACGCTTTtctcgagcaccgccgcagtgCCCTTTCACACGACACCTTCATCGCCCGCGAtgtgcgccagcagcagcagcatccggAGCAGCAGGATAACGACCAGGCGAAGGTCATCATCCGCGTTTACGCCTTGGAGTATCTGCGCCGCGATGAGGAATGCCGATTCGCCCTTGAGCGGGAGTGCCTGACGGCGCGTCTGGTGGTGCATCCGCATCTACTGCCACTGGGCACCCCCTTCACCTCCAAGACGGATTTGTTTGTTGTCGAGAAGTAttgcgccggcggcgacctCTACGAGCTGATGGCGTCACTCGCCAAGGAGGACCCCATCACCTCGGAGACGGGGGCGGCGAAAGGCggagcgccgcctcgcagcagcaccgggcTGCCCACCAACACCGTTAAACGCTTCATGCGAGAGCTGCTCTCCGCCGTGCAGTACCTGCACCGCACCTGTGGACTCGTGCACCGAAACATCAAGCTCGAAACCCTCTTCATCGACGAAGAGCAACACCTTCGACTTGGTAGCTTCGGACtgtgtgcggtgctgccaccaccgAGTGTGGAGACGGGAGACAGAGAAGGGGCGTTGGATGCGCTGGAGGACACGGCGTCTTCCTCACATGCGCCtctgcggctgtgctgcggGTCGAAGCACTACGCCGCGCCGGAGCTAGTGCAGGGTCACCCTTATCAAGGCGAGGGCGTCGACGCCTGGGCCTGTGGCATCGTGCTCTTCGCTCTTCTCACCGGCTGCTTTCCGTTCgacagcaacgacggcgacgaggcccTCTTCCGACTTCTGTGCGGCGATGTGGAGGCCCACCTGGCGCAGCATCCGGCCATGGCGGCCATCGACGACCCTCAGGCGTGCGACCTGGTGCGCAACTTGCTGCGGCCTAATCCTGACGCCCGCTACACCGTCTCCGAGGCGCTTGAGCACCCGTACCTGTGGGAAGCGTGA
- a CDS encoding putative protein kinase, translating to MQRGTEKKTSSDVDVESVFMALSPSASEKEMVHGASAASGLHCFKDALRIELPNICSEQCATPSSPANGTGSGSPETAIYHPSEIAFSREIEECTPLSIEEDNARQSAVALLQAGILQKPAGGSSGRGTSRRLPSFIPTFSNLEPVDAMRKSPVSLFTNIRRKNICRMSISAGTLQREMSIEADRTSGGEPDGVIPCSGAVNRSSRSFELHPTLTAVIGRGASSAPSSPERQQRCGSTFTSPAPSQPISSISLADKESEESGDSSEQGIEMDRVLRDASKIRGLRLTWLLYMLIMMVIILFGLVLVQITYETSRMLTRSATEAVQAEAASLLNSVGMQQYALDKLFEVMYETKITGFFSETVTHDTVRDIICSSLYRAPIAFAMYDETGKLQWKTVCKQYSLIGTPAELPQTVEPSIAFMRIVDYGELVLAYRTFYSDEGAETYVMMTEKETLGRTLVNNDMANYSTATLQSLTAAFFLPKWNTTQLTMLFHTLTKEARSYASTPTSPSAAALTATFESLCHPDSPYVWHTVLVPRKTSERVKSLISVADWLETTTHPIPTPHFEYKQAWGQLSKANLCCVKCMSIGGEKCAFDNPTNVWFLVDYTMAHLESIQTTVAIVGALSVMAVVIFSVIMFLVYISITVPVNYLRYQLMRAVGSNEKVTPWQRKIVRWTYRLWLGDLTSIARSIYILSLCFRLNKKYVPDHVLRNHAKQLYMRRRKFNFLEEADLKEDTMLEQDTDSDNEAESPLIGGKTDLPPSDKRFLWHLSVTRDKDQADHTASESGVEARISDGATFAEASPLYASRRQLPTTSYEVVVPCGRAAPAPRGAGLPRDAPFNVKAYGELDDTVAMQEASTMAAAFMTIQSSNDIMSIRREYETTVLCIHIPSVELAYLINYSGAAHQHRRLMRVLLHRIRRHKGALFHCSGDCLGAVWNAFEGCPNHAECAAVCAQEIANAVAPYRSDGLHVGMVLHQGTLVCGTVEYSKTAFVTAFGDGPREALAVAELAAAVKTLNVLVTEPVKQALSGLYDCNIVDVIKLPNSAHPLLLFELSGSRTPERSLNDTHLQMPTQAEFSIDYARAFAQFRNHEFSKALQGIQKLRTHTSSRNVHLLRRLERLCLFYSAQPAALPRPYHRAFPVWVNYEAIAQAGLHNDPHLTTSQTESLTTHNINRGFVYQEVPVLRNDMDCIRDFKQELQANMRRLVSPQRTTRHRLSPTLDNSSTSTHDNLHASLPIRSTPLPMPVSAGILLEISGDLSESLSAATSAKPRYVDTQANVAEMSLPPLRPTPVVTIAPPCSIAGPPLVAASTSAPVVCEEAKGRNDPERASPEVLSPQGMPFPSRHSAVAHSVTSLPPVALAGTPDLVNASAVLLQSAATHTDSISSFAQADVASCSIIQSAGLSFQETGGMRGLCVSNETLPVTIKAKNGTTYLRSTRILGKGSFGCVYLGMDAHSGRLVAIKFLPLPSDESGMEVIEAEVLILQRVNDTHVVQLLSYAFDGDTIVIFMECMLAGSLQNMIAAFRTIPSTTARVFMRDVLRGLSKLHSMGVIHRDMKPQNVLLSFAGNCKISDFGASAWLQELARKESKGEVCGTPVYLAPEAARGSPEKESDIWSCGIMFLQMITGQLPYSPEQLGLGAAALVYQIGSGIAQPNVPDDLDVLDAEFVRACLDNDPSKRTSAAGLLQLALFTV from the coding sequence ATGCAAAGAGGAACGGAGAAGAAGACGTCCAGCGACGTGGATGTCGAGTCGGTCTTCATGGCGTTGTCGCCGAGTGCCAGCGAAAAGGAGATGGTGCACGGCGCAAGCGCTGCTTCGGGTCTTCACTGCTTCAAGGACGCTCTGCGCATTGAACTTCCCAACATTTGCAGCGAGCAATGCGCGACACCTTCGAGCCCAGCAAACGGCACTGGAAGCGGCTCTCCTGAAACGGCGATATACCACCCCTCTGAGATAGCCTTTAGCCGCGAAATAGAGGAGTGCACACCACTCTCGATCGAGGAAGACAACGCGCGTCAGTCCGCAGTGGCGCTACTGCAGGCCGGCATCTTGCAAAAACCCGCCGGCGGCTCAAGCGGGCGAGGGACCAGTAGAAGACTGCCATCGTTCATTCCAACCTTCAGCAACCTCGAGCCCGTCGATGCGATGCGCAAGTCGCCCGTAAGTCTCTTCACGAACATCAGGCGCAAGAATATATGCAGAATGTCCATTTCGGCTGGCACCTTGCAGCGTGAGATGTCGATTGAGGCTGACCGCACCAGTGGCGGGGAGCCGGACGGCGTGATTCCGTGCTCGGGGGCGGtcaaccgcagcagcagaagcttCGAGCTGCACCCCACCCTGACAGCTGTGATTGGGCGTGGTGCCTCTAGCGCTCCGTCCTCgccggagcggcagcagcggtgcggttCTACCTTCACCTCCCCGGCCCCCTCACAACCCATCTCATCTATCTCGCTCGCTGATAAGGAGTCGGAGGAAAGCGGCGACAGCTCTGAACAAGGCATCGAGATGGACCGCGTGCTCCGTGACGCCTCCAAGATTCGTGGTCTGCGACTGACATGGCTTCTGTACATGTTGATCATGATGGTCATCATCCTCTTCGGGCTGGTGCTAGTGCAGATCACCTACGAAACAAGCCGCATGCTAACGCGATCTGCCACGGAGGCAGTACAGGCCGAGGCGGCATCCTTGCTCAACAGCGTGGGCATGCAGCAGTACGCTCTGGATAAGCTCTTCGAGGTGATGTACGAAACGAAAATCACGGGCTTCTTCTCTGAAACTGTCACCCACGACACCGTGCGGGATATCATCTGTTCCAGCCTCTACCGCGCTCCCATCGCGTTCGCCATGTACGACGAAACTGGCAAGCTGCAGTGGAAGACAGTGTGCAAGCAGTACAGCCTCATTGGCACGCCGGCCGAGCTCCCCCAAACGGTAGAGCCGAGCATCGCTTTTATGCGCATAGTCGACTACGGCGAGTTGGTGCTCGCCTACCGCACCTTCTACAGCGACGAAGGCGCTGAGACCTATGTAATGATGACAGAGAAGGAAACGCTGGGCCGCACCCTCGTGAACAACGACATGGCCAACtacagcaccgccacgctgCAGTCCCTCACGGCCGCTTTCTTTCTGCCGAAATGGAACACGACGCAACTAACGATGCTCTTTCATACCTTAACGAAAGAGGCGCGTTCCTACGCAAGCACACCCACGTCGccgagcgcggcagcgctgacggCCACCTTCGAATCACTCTGCCACCCGGACTCACCGTATGTTTGGCACACCGTGCTGGTGCCTCGGAAAACGTCGGAGCGTGTGAAGTCGCTCATCAGCGTTGCCGACTGGTTAGAGACCACGACACACCCTATCCCGACCCCCCATTTCGAGTACAAGCAGGCGTGGGGCCAGCTGTCGAAGGCGAATCTCTGCTGCGTGAAGTGCATGAGCATTGGAGGCGAAAAGTGCGCCTTCGACAACCCGACAAACGTTTGGTTCCTCGTCGACTACACGATGGCCCATCTCGAGTCTATTCAGACCACTGTGGCAATCGTGGGAGCGCTGAGCGTCATGGCGGTGGTGATCTTTAGTGTTATCATGTTCCTCGTGTACATCAGCATCACCGTACCGGTGAACTACCTCCGTTACCAGCTCATGCGAGCCGTCGGGTCGAACGAGAAGGTGACGCCGTGGCAGCGAAAGATTGTGCGCTGGACGTACCGCCTGTGGCTCGGCGACCTCACGTCGATTGCGCGGTCGATTTACATTCTGAGCCTGTGCTTTCGCCTTAACAAGAAGTACGTGCCGGACCATGTCTTGCGCAACCACGCGAAGCAGCTCTACATGCGACGCCGCAAGTTCAACTTTCTGGAAGAGGCGGACTTAAAGGAAGACACAATGCTGGAGCAAGACACGGACTCCGACAACGAGGCGGAGTCGCCGCTTATTGGTGGGAAGACCGACCTGCCACCCTCCGACAAGCGCTTTCTCTGGCACCTGTCCGTGACGCGCGACAAGGATCAAGCGGATCACACAGCGTCCGAAAGCGGGGTGGAGGCGAGGATCTCTGACGGCGCGACTTTCGCAGAGGCCTCGCCCCTTTACGCGTCGCGACGGCAGCTGCCCACCACCTCGtacgaggtggtggtgccctGCGGAAgagcggcaccagcgccgcgcggGGCTGGATTGCCGCGTGACGCCCCCTTCAACGTGAAGGCTTACGGCGAGCTGGACGACACGGTGGCGATGCAGGAGGCGTCCACgatggccgccgccttcatgACCATTCAGAGCAGCAACGACATCATGAGCATTCGCCGCGAGTATGAGACCACCGTCTTGTGCATCCACATCCCGAGTGTCGAGCTAGCCTACCTGATCAACTACTCCGGTGCAGCTcaccaacaccgccgcctcatGCGAgtcctgctgcaccgcattCGGCGGCACAAGGGAGCGTTGTTTCACTGCTCCGGTGACTGCCTGGGCGCCGTATGGAACGCATTCGAAGGCTGTCCAAACCATGCCGAGTGCGCAGCAGTGTGCGCGCAGGAGATTGCTAACGCCGTTGCACCATACCGGAGCGACGGTCTGCATGTCGGCATGGTGTTGCACCAGGGCACACTCGTGTGTGGCACGGTCGAGTACTCGAAGACGGCCTTCGTGACAGCTTTCGGCGACGGTCCGCGTGAGGCGCTAGCTGTGGCGgagctcgctgccgccgtcaaAACCCTCAACGTTCTCGTCACTGAGCCGGTCAAGCAGGCGCTCTCGGGCTTGTACGACTGCAACATCGTCGACGTCATCAAGCTCCCCAATTCGGCccacccgctgctgctcttcgaGCTGAGTGGCAGCCGCACCCCAGAGAGATCACTGAACGATACGCACCTGCAGATGCCCACACAGGCGGAGTTTTCTATAGACTACGCGCGCGCCTTTGCCCAGTTCCGCAACCACGAGTTCAGCAAAGCGCTGCAGGGCATTCAGAAgctccgcacacacaccagcagtcGCAACGtgcatctgctgcgccggctggAGCGCTTGTGTCTCTTCTATTCCGCCCAGCCTGCCGCTCTCCCGCGTCCCTACCACCGCGCCTTCCCGGTGTGGGTCAACTACGAGGCCATCGCGCAGGCAGGGCTGCACAACGACCCACATTTGACGACTTCGCAGACTGAAAGCTTGACGACCCACAACATAAACAGAGGTTTTGTGTACCAGgaggtgccggtgctgcgcaaCGACATGGACTGCATCCGCGACTTcaagcaggagctgcaggcaaACATGCGCCGATTAGTTTCGCCGCAACGGACgacgcgccaccgcctctcgcCCACCTTAGACAACTCTTCGACATCCACGCACGACAACCTACACGCCTCCCTGCCAATACGGTCCACGCCATTGCCGATGCCTGTGAGTGCCGGGATACTGTTGGAGATCAGTGGAGACCTCTCCGAGTCACTCTCGGCAGCCACGTCTGCGAAGCCTCGCTACGTCGACACTCAAGCAAATGTTGCAGAGATGAGCCTCCCGCCTCTACGGCCGACACCGGTGGTAACGATAGCGCCACCTTGCTCCATCGCAGGGCCACCGTTGGTGGCCGCATCGACATCGGCACCGGTGGTATGCGAGGAAGCGAAGGGCCGCAATGACCCGGAGCGGGCGAGCCCTGAGGTGTTGTCTCCACAAGGCATGCCCTTTCCGTCGAGGCACTCGGCCGTGGCGCACAGCGTCACGAGTCTTCCGCCCGTGGCGTTGGCGGGCACCCCCGACCTCGTCAACGCCTCTGCTGTCCTGCTGCagagcgccgccacgcacaccgacTCCATCAGCAGCTTCGCGCAAGCAGACGTCGCGAGCTGCTCTATAATTCAATCCGCTGGCCTCTCCTTTCAGGAGACGGGCGGTATGCGCGGTCTCTGCGTAAGCAACGAAACACTGCCAGTGACGATCAAGGCCAAGAACGGGACAACGTACCTGCGAAGTACACGTATCCTGGGCAAGGGCTCCTTTGGCTGCGTGTACCTTGGAATGGATGCCCACTCGGGGCGGCTAGTTGCCATCAAGTTCCTCCCGCTGCCAAGTGACGAGTCAGGGATGGAGGTGATagaggcggaggtgctcaTACTACAGCGGGTCAACGACACCCacgtggtgcagctgctctccTACGCGTTTGATGGAGACACCATTGTCATTTTCATGGAGTGCATGCTGGCAGGGTCGCTGCAGAACATGATCGCCGCCTTCCGCACCAtccccagcaccaccgctcgTGTCTTCATGCGCGACGTTCTGCGTGGACTGAGCAAGCTGCACTCCATGGGCGTCATTCATCGCGACATGAAGCCGCAGAATGTGCTGCTCAGCTTCGCAGGCAACTGCAAGATTTCCGACTTTGGCGCTTCCGCGTGGCTCCAGGAGCTGGCGCGCAAAGAGTCGAAGGGAGAGGTGTGCGGCACCCCCGTCTACCTCGCCCCAGAGGCAGCGCGCGGCAGCccggagaaagagagcgacATTTGGAGCTGCGGCATCATGTTCTTGCAGATGATCACTGGCCAGCTGCCGTACTCGCCCGAGCAGCTTGGCTtgggtgccgccgcgcttgTGTACCAGATCGGTAGCGGCATCGCGCAGCCGAATGTACCCGACGATCTCGACGTGCTGGACGCGGAGTTTGTGCGCGCCTGCCTGGACAACGACCCTAGCAagcgcacctccgctgcgGGTCTTCTGCAATTGGCTCTCTTCACCGTATAA